From the Candidatus Zixiibacteriota bacterium genome, one window contains:
- a CDS encoding DUF4139 domain-containing protein gives MNRLKLVVVAAAIFSATSALADELAVTVYNSNLGVISETRQLEFSKGTGRLAFRDVPSQIDAASVRFEVVDQNRQVSILEQNYAYDLVSPDQLFSKYIDNRVELVDKQGGVYSGTLLAYSGGAVTLMQEAGKVKIVSMGEVVETNFPSLPEGLITRPTLFWNYSSDFSGKASCRVGYQTSGLNWAAEYVGLLDQKETNLDLSGWASINNTSGRTYPEARLKLIAGDIHRAAPPMRKGYADFEVAAMATAPAGFEEKAFFEYHMYTLPRSATLANNETKQISLFEPASTAVKKVYYYRPSHGSSDVQVVVEFVNSAQAGLGMPLPAGRVRLFKADDDGSLILLGEDQIKHTPKDEEMALTVGTAFDIKAEERLVNQSQISKKVEEREFEIELRNRKAEAVTVKVEKQLWGFWEITQSTHEYKKKDASTVTFEVPVKAEDTTTVRFTVRFTNR, from the coding sequence ATGAACAGGCTCAAACTCGTAGTCGTGGCGGCCGCGATATTCTCCGCTACTAGCGCGCTCGCCGATGAACTAGCGGTGACCGTGTACAACAGTAATCTCGGCGTGATAAGCGAAACGCGCCAACTTGAATTCAGCAAGGGTACAGGGCGCCTGGCGTTCCGCGATGTGCCGTCGCAGATCGACGCCGCCTCGGTCAGGTTCGAGGTGGTCGACCAGAATCGGCAGGTATCAATCCTCGAGCAGAACTATGCGTACGACCTGGTCTCACCCGATCAGTTGTTCTCAAAATACATCGACAACCGGGTCGAACTGGTGGACAAGCAGGGCGGAGTGTATTCGGGCACGCTGCTGGCGTATTCCGGCGGCGCGGTTACGCTTATGCAGGAGGCCGGCAAGGTGAAGATCGTCTCCATGGGCGAAGTAGTCGAAACCAATTTCCCCAGCCTTCCCGAAGGCCTTATCACGCGCCCCACGCTCTTTTGGAATTACAGCTCGGATTTCAGCGGGAAAGCCTCATGTCGAGTGGGCTATCAAACTTCCGGACTGAACTGGGCGGCGGAGTATGTCGGCCTTCTGGATCAGAAAGAAACAAACCTTGATCTCTCCGGCTGGGCCTCGATTAACAACACCTCGGGCAGAACTTATCCCGAAGCCAGGCTGAAGCTCATTGCCGGTGACATCCACCGGGCTGCTCCACCCATGCGAAAAGGGTACGCCGATTTCGAGGTTGCTGCCATGGCTACGGCTCCCGCCGGTTTCGAGGAAAAAGCGTTCTTCGAATACCACATGTACACACTCCCCCGTTCTGCTACCCTGGCCAATAACGAAACCAAGCAGATTTCTCTGTTTGAGCCGGCATCGACTGCCGTAAAGAAAGTTTACTACTATCGGCCGAGCCACGGTTCAAGCGATGTGCAGGTGGTGGTCGAGTTTGTCAATTCCGCCCAGGCCGGGCTGGGGATGCCGCTTCCCGCCGGCAGGGTGCGATTATTCAAGGCTGATGACGACGGCTCCCTGATTTTGCTGGGCGAGGACCAGATCAAGCACACGCCGAAAGACGAAGAGATGGCACTGACCGTTGGAACGGCGTTCGACATAAAGGCCGAAGAGAGGCTGGTCAATCAGTCGCAGATTTCCAAGAAGGTGGAGGAGCGGGAATTCGAGATCGAGCTGCGCAACCGCAAAGCCGAGGCCGTGACGGTCAAGGTGGAAAAGCAACTCTGGGGCTTCTGGGAGATCACGCAGAGTACCCATGAGTACAAAAAGAAGGACGCCTCCACGGTTACATTCGAGGTGCCCGTGAAGGCGGAAGACACGACCACAGTGAGGTTTACAGTCCGGTTCACCAATCGATGA